Proteins from a genomic interval of Lolium perenne isolate Kyuss_39 chromosome 1, Kyuss_2.0, whole genome shotgun sequence:
- the LOC127312559 gene encoding uncharacterized protein translates to MPASLLPPTFLPHHRHRHRHRLRLPVPSCSPSSSVSTSTASRYDFEPLLAYLSDPSTVASLTSPSPPPSVPAPEHRLAASYSAVPSHEWHALLRGLAASDASLPLAFALLPFLQRHRLCFPLDLLLSSLIHSLSVSGRLLPHSLLLSFPPSLSDPPSPLLLNSLLAASAAASRPAVALRLLALLRENNFLPDLASYSHLITSLLNTRDPPDAAILERLLGDLKESRLEPDAPLFSDLISAFARAALPDAALELLASAQAIGLTPRSNAVTALISALGVAGRVPEAEALFLEFFLAGEIKPRTRAYNALLKGYVKIGSLKNAEQVLDEMSDCGVAPDEATYSLLVDAYTRAGRWESARILLKEMDADGVKPSSYVFSRILAGFRDRGEWQKSFAVLREMQAIGVHPDRHFYNVMIDAFGKYNCLGHAMDAFNRMRQEGIEPDVVTWNTLIDAHCKGGRHDRAMELFNEMRESNCPPSTTTYNIMINLLGEQEQWARVETMMSEMKEQGLLPNIITYTTLVDVYGRSGRFKEAIDCIDAMKADGLKPSHTMYHALVNAYAQRGLADHALNVVKAMRTDGLEASTVVLNSLINAFGEDRRVVEAFSVLQFMKENDFRPDVITYTTLMKALIRVEQFDKVPVIYEEMITAGCAPDRKARAMLRSALRYMKHTRVA, encoded by the exons ATGCCCGCCTCGCTCCTCCCCCCGACCTTCCtcccccaccaccgccaccgccaccgccaccgcctccgtTTACCTGTACCCAGCTGCTCCCCTTCTTCCTCAGTCTCCACTTCCACCGCCAGCCGCTACGACTTCGAGCCGCTGCTCGCCTACCTCTCCGACCCCTCCACCGTCGCCTCCCTCACGTCGCCGTCCCCTCCGCCCTCCGTTCCCGCCCCCGAGCACCGCCTCGCCGCCTCCTACTCCGCCGTGCCATCGCACGAGTGGCACGCTCTGCTACGGGGCCTCGCCGCCAGCGACGCGTCCCTGCCGCTCGCCTTCGCGCTGCTCCCCTTCCTCCAGCGCCACCGCCTCTGCTTCCCGCTCGACCTGCTCCTCTCGTCGCTCATCCACTCCCTCTCCGTCTCCGGGCGCCTGCTCCCGCACTCGCTGCTGCTCTCCTTCCCCCCGTCCCTCTCCGACCCGCCCTCGCCGCTGCTGCTCAACTCCCtcctcgccgcctccgccgcgGCCTCCCGCCCCGCCGTCGCGCTGCGGCTCCTCGCGCTCCTCCGCGAGAACAACTTCCTCCCGGACCTCGCCTCCTACTCGCACCTCATCACCTCGCTGCTCAACACGCGGGACCCGCCCGACGCCGCCATCCTCGAGCGCCTCCTCGGCGACCTCAAAGAGTCGCGCCTCGAGCCGGACGCCCCGCTCTTCTCCGACCTCATCTCCGCCTTCGCGCGGGCCGCGCTCCCGGACGCAGCGCTCGAACTCCTCGCCTCCGCGCAGGCCATCGGGCTCACGCCACGCTCCAATGCCGTCACCGCGCTCATCTCCGCGCTCGGTGTCGCGGGCCGCGTGCCCGAGGCTGAAGCGCTGTTCCTGGAATTCTTCCTTGCCGGAGAAATCAAGCCGAGGACGCGAGCGTACAACGCGCTGCTCAAAGGGTATGTGAAAATTGGGTCGCTCAAGAACGCCGAGCAGGTGCTCGACGAAATGTCGGACTGTGGAGTAGCGCCGGATGAGGCCACTTACAGCTTACTCGTGGACGCATACACGAGGGCTGGGCGGTGGGAGAGCGCAAGGATACTGCTCAAGGAGATGGACGCTGACGGAGTCAAACCCAGCTCGTATGTGTTCAGCCGGATCCTTGCGGGATTCCGTGATAGGGGGGAATGGCAGAAGTCATTTGCGGTACTTCGTGAGATGCAGGCAATTGGCGTACATCCAGACCGGCATTTCTACAATGTCAtgatagatgcgtttgggaagtaCAATTGCCTTGGGCACGCCATGGATGCATTTAACCGGATGCGACAAGAAGGGATTGAGCCGGATGTTGTCACGTGGAACACACTTATCGATGCACATTGTAAGGGAGGGCGGCATGATCGTGCCATGGAGCTGTTTAACGAGATGCGTGAAAGCAACTGCCCACCAAGCACGACCACATATAACATCATGATCAATTTGCTTGGTGAACAAGAGCAGTGGGCAAGGGTGGAAACAATGATGTCAGAGATGAAGGAACAGGGTTTGCTTCCCAACATTATCACCTACACTACACTTGTGGATGTGTATGGGAGATCTGGTAGATTCAAGGAGGCAATTGATTGCATTGACGCGATGAAGGCCGACGGCCTCAAGCCATCCCACACCATGTACCATgcccttgtcaatgcctacgcccAAAGG GGTTTAGCAGACCATGCATTAAATGTGGTCAAGGCCATGAGAACAGATGGCTTAGAGGCTAGCACGGTAGTGCTCAACTCACTGATTAATGCTTTTGGTGAGGATAGAAGGGTTGTTGAAGCATTCTCCGTGCTTCAGTTCATGAAGGAAAAT GATTTTAGGCCCGACGTTATTACATACACGACACTGATGAAAGCTCTAATCCGTGTTGAGCAGTTTGACAAG